In Papaver somniferum cultivar HN1 unplaced genomic scaffold, ASM357369v1 unplaced-scaffold_117, whole genome shotgun sequence, the DNA window CTGATCCATGCATtactaggttttccccaattatgacgcgcgttaggacttatttatatttcatattGCACAAGTGCGAattagggtgcacgccacaattggatacctatcctccctagttagaggttttaaattttgtttccCCCTAGCGAGGTCTTAATTtggaggtcttatttttgcctcaTTTTTCTGCTTGCATGTGAGGAGTATTCGTTATTGAAGGAATATAATTTTTCTATTAATAATCTTTTCTCGTACAACTCtgattttcctttctcttctttATTCGCACAAACATGAATATCTTTACTAATACTTTATAATAATCTATTAGCTACTTCACCACTTTTCACTTCTTCACCCACTTCGCATATAGGTAGAACTTGAATTGGTTTTTTCGTGCGTCCTAACTGTAAAACTTCCTCAGATGTTTCTTGTTATAAAGCACATTCTCcattttctccatatttcttcCATCTCTTTCCATTAGCTTGTACATCCCATTACAACCATATTTCTTCACCACATAAGGTCCAGTCCATGTTACTTTTCCTTTCTTCTTATTCTCTTGCTTGCGATATGGTGGTACTTCTCTCATGACTAACCCTCCAGGTTGGAACTCTGCCCTTTCAGATTTCTTCGCGTATTCATGCCTTTTTGCTATCTTGACCGTCCTCATCTGAATTTGTCTTGTACTAGTTCCTTCCTTGTTCTCCTTTTAGATTCCAGATTCCCCACCTTCATGATAGTCATCaacttctctttctttttctatgAAATTCACCATCAATCTTTCGCACCGCTTACTTTCTTCTGCGTCACgcttccaatttcttttcttattcGCACGCATTTCACTTTTCTCAACATCAATTTCATTGCATGTTTTCGCTTCATTAACATCTCATCTGATGATTCCAACACCTTTTGGTAACTGAAACTTGAAACAATGATGATATGTGGAAGCCACACCAAGAATGCTATGTAACCACGGTCTTCCAATTAATTCATTATATGGAGATTCGACGTCCACGACACAAAAAGTTATTTCTGTAGAGATTGTCTTAAGAGGGATTCACATGGTAATCTCTCCCTTTGGATTGTTGGAGGATCCATTGAAGCCGTATATTTTATAAGTTGAAGGAATCAAATCTTCGTCTTTTCCTCCCGTTGTCTTATAtgtatgataaaaaaaatatccACCGAGCTCCCAAAATCAGATGGTATCCTATTTATCGCCCATGTGAGATCCTCTTAACCTTCTTCCTTGTCCGGCTTTTCTTTTGGTATTATCTCTAACTTAACCACCATGGGACTCTCATGTATTTCGCCTCCTCCATATACTTCTTCCGTGCTAAATGTGATTGGTTGCTTCTGCCATTCTTTGAGTTTTGGTATCTTCGCTAGGTTCATTATTTCCTTCCCTTCAGCATCCCTTTCAAATACGCGACTTAACACATTGTCGTGGAAGTCTTCTATACTTTTGAATGAGTGTATTATTGAGTTACAGTGTAGATTCTTGGCATTCGCTCCCACTTCTATCAGAAAGGTATTTTTTCCTTTGTCCGCTCCTGACGTCTGTCCACCTGTTGTTGGTTGCGATGGTGGTGGCGAGGGTAGTGGTGTAGCTAGGAAGTGGTTAAGCTTTCCTTGTCCAATCATTCTTAATATGATTCATTGTATGTTCTTGCAGTGATTCGTTGTATGGACATGAAAACGATGATAAGCGCAGAATTCTTTACTTCTTCTTCCAGATGGTGGTTCTTGCCCTAGATTAGGTGGTGGTGTTATCTCCTCAATTAATATAATAGCTTCCCAGACTTTGTCCACTGTTGTGTTAAGAGGAGGCATCCTGACCTCCTCATGGGCTCTGTAGTTCACGCCCTGATTGTAATACCTCTTATTTCCTCCATATCCGTCTCCATGATTGTCGTATCTTGCGACTTTGTTGTTTCCTCCATGATTATTATATTGCAACTCTCTGTATTCTTGCTCATACATTTCTTGGTCTCTGCTACTCATGGCTAACTGCTTTTGTTGGTTTTCTACGATTAACTTCTCTTTGCTTCCCTGTGAAGTTCTCGCAATAGTGTTCTTCATCCTTGGTAATAGACTTGCATTTCCTATTCTTTCGCTCGCGACTGCAACTGGTAGGACTCAAAATctctcatcttttcttcaagagcgATATACTCTTCCTGGTATTCGCGCAGCTCCGCCATCGTCATTTTGTCTTTTATTCTGAACAGCTGTGTGAACAACAAGTCAGTTGGAAACAATGCATTGATGAATGCTAAGATGAGATTTCTTTCATCCACTCGCCCTGCCATTTCGCTGTTCATTTTCCTCCATCTATTGGTTATATCCCACAGGTTTTCGTTCGTTCTCCTTCGTAGGCTGAATGCTTTTTCAATTCCTGGATTTAGCATACTGCTGCTGATGTATTTTCCCAAGAATAAACTCTGCCAATGCTCGAATGACCTTATTGAACCTACTGGCAGTCCATCGAACCACTTCAAGGTTTCTCCTGCGAGGCTCACTGGTAAATACTTGCATAGGACCGCGTCGTTATCCTCATATTGTAACAAAGCTAAGATGTATGTATTAATATGTTGGATCGCACATGTAGATCCATCAAAGATGCTAGGAAACGTGGGTAGCGTGCACTTTCTTGGTATTGTTACTGATTGTATTTGCCACGTGAAGGGTTTTCTTGCTGCTTATTCTATTGCTTCTTCTAGCTGCCTCCTTCCTCCATCTCTCCCTTTTGTTACCAATTCTCTTAGGTTTGCTATTTCTCTTAAAATTTTGCCATTTGGGAATATGTCTTCTTCTTGATATTTCCTTGGTATTTTCAACCGGGCTTGCCTCAATCTGTTTTCGTGCCTGCTTTGTCGTATGGCTTCTTCTAGTTCTTGTCGTTCTTCATTGGatcttctttctcttttcctCTCCTTTTTATTTCTTGCGTGCTCATGTGCAGCTCTATCCCTCTCATTTTGCCGTCTCAGCATCTCTCTTCCATAAAGTATCATCCTTTCTTTTTCTGCGTCATTATCTTGCTCTGATTCATCATTCGTGCGGTTGTATTCTCCATTTCGCTCTGGTCTTCCTTCTCTACGACGTCCTCGCCTGGGTTCATTCTCACCCACTTGTACATATCGATCTTCTATGCAACGGCGTTCGCGCTCCTCCTGCGAGTTTTCATTCACCTGAAAATTGTCATCCAAACTATTCCATAAATTGTCCCTGTGTATTATCTTCGTGCTCAGATCTACTTCTCCTAGTGGTATTCCTGCTTGTTCTCTATCTCGAGCTCGCACGTGTTGTTCTGGatcgttgatagacgcatttatgtttctaatttgtcctcaatatttcatattgttagtacccgttttcgtacttattatggtgtgttGTGCGTGTGTAGGTATttatttggaaataaatatttttggaaaaatcagctcgaaaagttgtctaaagcacccggaggacacgtgattcggactctcacttttggataaggggtacctcaatttataaggggcatcTTAGTTGGGCTCCTGCTATTTGCACACCCtttttggttagggggacaccatcctcATCATTCaaattctggttttggcgggaaaatgaagaacagaaCTGAGTGATTTTCGAttgaagtttgaaggagttctgggtagattaaagggATGAAATTTGTTGAGTAGTTGtaatatgtcccaacaaaactatcatgagtgatttgatcgattaaaattggctggattctcggcgagaaggaaacagagaagcGTGTGCATGGAAAGAGATGTTCACAGGATTACTCCGTGCCTGGATTGATTTGGCATGCTGAAGAAGCGTGCATCATATAAGCAAGGATATTTTTCACGAATCATAAAGCTGCAGACgcatgaagaggcgagaaaggaaagaaaattgtccgagattattttttatttactgccgagctATGGAAAGATATTCCGGAATAATGAGCGAAGATTTCTGTCGCTGTggagtataaaaagggtcttgaggtaGCAGAGAAAGGGGCTGGgaagtttgggagagttacaTAGCATCACAAAGCCGAAAAAATCGAGTTgtagagaacaccatttctgctgctgcagaactgaagaacacgaaaattagactcacgaagacagtcgtttatcaacagtgataacgacacacagatgggtcgtagaagctgaacagcgacagttggcttttattgttttatgtaacagtgttttgcaacaattaaaaacgttgcaaacacccgatttttaatagtttttctccaattcatcatttgtaaacactttgaacaatgaaatcaacttttgagcgcgttttcacaatgatgagctaaacccaatcttccggggcgatggaggaagccattcttccaaaagttatgtggtaaaatttatttgaatttatttatgcaattcttttatgattatttgcaccgaatgaaaattgagtaatgatttttattaattagttgtgttttctcttgatgaagtatgcttagtttagggcttttgatacttcattcttgcgattaacaattgatgttttgaaaatctaatttaggcaataattagaatcacaatttcttttgattggagttatattttctagaattgcatgataaaaattaacattaaattacatgaattttggtgaatggtgaaatcctgaaccccggtctctctaatataatcagttttaatttgctttattttctttagttttaaaatttaaatctaaaagcacaaccttcacaagtcttgaacgaactctattttttttttactgcaacaactttgaaaacacatcaatttttggcgccgccgacgcggacttgtttttaggctagagtttttagattttttttgttaggtttttattttatttgttcttctttacgtttttgggtttttgtatttttctttcagattttggaatttggactgaaagaaaattttgccaaagcttttggtgaatacttaaagactggagtaaaaggaaaggcgaaaggagcgaaagaagaagattttttttatataaaaaaagagagagaaaaaaaaagaagacatttttatttttgtagatttttatttttttagactttgtttttcttttgcactttatatttttggactttggactttaaattttgggacattatttttaaaccctacggaagggcaaatataaactgtttgcagagaaggacggtgattacgatatcacctcggcccctcgagttcgtacatgacataggagtcgtggcccgagtcgactacaaaggttcatcccccgtctggtacgggaggtaagtttgtcaaaacactcgcgaatcccctgtcagcgagttactgtcttccttcgtatgcatatatgttgaggacttgaaaacggcttctttaatttcctagtaaagggaaaggactggccatacaagataagggttcgaatttcatcaccgttctcttcttgcccgccttaggaaaacgacactaaacgcgaacctaagcctaaaattttgactataaagagagcttaacaggaaattcattcgaaaaatattggttactcttttaaggatacttcgaagttcttgacggtttctataagttgaatgcgtgactgcgccgccttgtaatacggtgaggccttgggtatcaaagctccaccgagcttccctcgcctctattcaacttactttgactcggattgattctagaggggtttgcttaaattgtaacgaattcccgttcgaaggattagaagatggtctagaaacaatctaagtggagccatcatgctttttgtttgctagaaatcagtaggtttgctgtggtggagtcatccttgtttttgtttgcatagaacatcccttcatttttaggacttttctttttgattttgtttttctagtgtatgcccgaagtttttaaacgtacctggaaaagaaacactctaggtcgtttgattagtgacaaacctagtagttcttcttgtgaaggcggggagatcgaagactcttcttttgagagccccgtttttggaaacttcagttttgagaatctgtctcttcgtgaggaaagtacccctagtcctttggtagtgccagaaatggcaaatttgaaagctttgttaaacccaactaggacctctcgtccgtcttgtatcaagttagatgaaaccgaggcaaattatgaactaaaacctgggactttacagatgctcccaatgtttttagggaaggagaatgagaacccctattttcatgttagggaatttgaggaagtttgtagtactctgaaaattaaaaacctaagtgatgatgcgttgaaacttaggttattccccttttccttaaaagataaagccaaatcttggctgtatagtttggactctgagtcaattgaaacctatgaccaacttacttctacCTTTATACATaattttttcccaaggcataaaacatcgtctattagtacacaaatatgtacttttgcccaacaagagggagaatctttatataggtacttagaaaggttcaatgacttgatatctcaatgtcctcatcatggtttggagaaggttaggttagttcgtatcctctacgagggtttagattattcaacaacaaccatggttgagtccttatgcacaggtgggtttgagaataaaactgttgatgaagcgatgacatttttgaatgaaatcgccgataagatccaacaatgggaaaataatagggaaccccagaaaacaatagggtagaaggatctcatgagtcagatgccaaaatagcagctatagccaaaaggttagaagccttagaatgaggtcattctagtggtagtagtggaagaaatgagtgtttttgggaaggccatgctgttgaagagaaatccaatgctctttataacaacactaggtttgataaccgacagaagtttgacccatattcagaaacctataaccctggctggagaaaccatccaaacctttcttggtccaagggacagaatcaaggtcagtctagtaatgctcaggttctcccaggttttggctacactaagaatccttcagctctggcacagtttcagaacccttcagataagaagattatgagtttagaagagtctcttgctttgttaactcgtaacactgtgcagtttcagcaatatgttgctcaaggtttataagaaaataagagaataggtcaggctaactctcaggctatttccgagttgaaaacccaggttagtcagataaatgagtctttaagagaaagaggtaagtttcctagtcagactcaacccaaccctagaggaattaatgaaataggtgaaagaccatctgatcatgtgaatgctattaaaacccttaggagtggtagagtgatagacaacaaggtttccatgactgatagtgaacatgttgtagttcacccttctgaaccagaaactgaggagactgatagagtctctaaatagaccaatgagggtcatattgagcccggattTGTCCCTAgatccccattcccacagcttctagttccaactaagagggagtccaattttaatgatatattggaggtttttaagcaggtaactatcaaccttccactgctagatgcaattaagcagattccctcttatgccaagtttctcaaggatatgtgtacgcgaaagcgaaagcttaatgtccagaagaaagcctttttagctagtcacgtgagttctattattcagaataccactactcctaagtataaagacccagggtcccctaccatttcttgcacaataggtaaataccgtgttgagaaagcgttgcttgacttaggagctagtgtgaacttactgccatatcatgtgtaccttaagctaggactcggtgagatgaaacctacccagatgacacttcagttagctgataagtccgttaaaattcctcgtggtgtgatcgaggatgttctcatagaggttgacaagtttatttatccagtggattttgttatcctagatacccaacctgtccctgacccagagaaccagataccggtaattttaggtcacccgtttttagctacatccaatgcgatcattaactgtcgaaatggtattatgaaattgtcttttggtaatataaatattgagctgaacatttttaatattagtaatctaccctctgaactagatgactcgaacatagaagaggtgaacatgataggaacattagtcgaggagtcattaccaaacactttgttaaaagatccattagagaaatgcctagctcactttgggattgattttgatgatgataatgtgattaatgaggtgaatgatttgttagattcaaccactttgttagatactagtaatgaatgaaaacctaagttcgaaccactaccagtttctaagtctaccctagtttcttcgttagaagagcctcctaagttggacctaaaaccattgccagattccctgaaatataggtttttaggctcgtctaagactttacctgtgattatttcttctgTCTTGGATAGtaaccaggaaagtaggctagtaaccgtccttcaaaacaacaaggaagctttagggtggaccatagctgacattaagggtataagtcccactatttgtatgcatcagatctatttagagagttataccaaaccttctagggagatgcaatgtcgactaaaccctaatatgaaagaggtagttcgaaacgaggtccttaagttgttagatgcaggcattatctaccccatttaagacagtaagtgggtcagccccgttaaggttgttcccaagaaatccggtattactgtagtccagaatgataacaatgagttaatcccgacccgagtgaccacgggttggcgtgtttgtattgactataggaaattgaacaaggtcactaggaaggaccactttccccttcccttcatcgaccagatgctagagagattagctggactaGGACATATGtacactactgctttttagatggctatctggatataatcagatcgttattgccccagaagaccaggagaaaaccacttttacctgtccctttggtacctttgcgtatagacgcatgcctttcgggctttgtaatgcccctgcgacttttcagcgttgcatgatgagcatattttctgacatggtagaacggttcttagagtctttatggatgatttttcagtgtttggttcgtctttcgatgagtgcttgcatcatttgtcactagtgttgactaggtgtaaggaaaagaatttagtgcttaattgggagaaatgtcacttcatggttcgttcaggaattgttttagggcatatcgtatcttctaagggtatagaggtagataaagccaaagttgaccttattactttacaggtcccaaaaaccgtaagagatattaggtcattcttagggcatgcaggtttttatctcgtcgattcattaaggattttagcttaatttctagacctctttgcaatttgcttgcaaaagatgttaagtttgtctttgatgatgcttgtttagaggcttttgagaagcttaagaattacCACCCCCCATagtagtccaggcacccaactggaacctaccctttgagatcatgtgtgatgctcagattatgctattggtgttgtgctaggtcagcgagaaaaaaattacttcatgtgatttactatgctagcaaaactctgaatgatgcccagttgaactataccactactgagaaggaactgttagccattgtgtttgccttagacaagtttagaccctatctcttaggttctaagatcatcatatatactgatcatgctgctttgaaatatcttttgtctaagaaggatacaaaacctagattgattaggtggatccttttgttgcaagagttttttccagacattagagacaaaaagggtgccgaaaatgttgtagcagaccacttgtctaggctagttgttagttcccctgatgattcccttcctaaaagtgatagctttcctgatgaacaattgttctttgttacccgattaccttggtatgcaaatatagtgaactatcttgttactggtcgaatgccccaacagtggggtaaacaagatcgttctaggtttttagctgaggctaagcacttcttttgggatgatccttatttgtttaagtattgtccagaccagattattatgagatgtatacctgagagtgaccagtccagtattatttccttttgtcatgatcatgcttgtgggggtcactttagtgctaagaaaactgctgctaagatattgcagtgtggattctattggccttcgttgtttaaagactcccacagttactgtgcgacttgtgaacgttgccagaaattaggaacatatctcgtaggaacatgatgcccttgaaccctattttagttgttgaggtctttgatgtgtggggtattgactttatgggtctgtttcctaattcttttggtaacttatacatccttgtcgctgtagactatgtatctaagtggattgagacggctgcgtgtaaaacaaatggccatagggttgtgattgagttcttgaaaaataatatacttacacgttttggtacaccgcgagctataattagtgatggagggtcgcacttttgtaatggaccttttaggcttttgatgaagaaatatggtattacacataaggtagctaccccgtatcatccacagactagtggtcaggtagaagtttccaatagggagataaaacgtatattagagaaaacagttagtcctaatcggaaagactggtcgtataggcttactgatgccttatgggcttaccgtacttcgTTTAAGACcctcattggaatgtcgccttatcggcttgtttatggaaagtcatgtcacttacctgttgagttagaacatagagcttattgggctgttaaacagctaaatttttcactcgacaaggcaggagctgatagacgcatttatgtgtctattttcatctcttttgtgtattttgttagtacccatttttgcttattgtggtgtttttatgtttgtttaggtgtttttggagaaataccccttgtgtagaaagagttgctcaataagtaatgttttacaccccggagaaatgcactgaaaggcaccccagaaatgcaccggaaacgtcccagaaatgtaccggaggatcccagaaaaattatcatttccaccccaaaattactatttccacccaaattactattcgcaccccagcactctggataaggggcaccttcttctcaaattcaaataaactttttggcgggaaaattggttcatcaactggcagaatttcaatcgacaaaatgaaggtgttgtggtgcgattcaatggctcaaacttggtaggaagatgtgatataggttaaggaacacgttttgggcttttagttcgatcaaatttggccataattagctggacaattcacggaagcaaaacagggaaacacgggttggacacgggattggagaagatttgagcgtgttcttctcatgcatgagggctctagaaacgttttgggtcgtgtttaagcacttctagagtgaccaggatggaaatctatgcgtaccagagcaagaatggaaagaaaatattcccaagaatatttttctttactgccgagttaaagagaattatatggagtaattgagggagattcaacgagctgtaggtgtataaatatgttccctgggagtactagagaggctgtcgagagttgggaggagagaaggaacgctgcagatcgagaaccatgatttctctctgctgctgctgctgccattgatgaagatgaagaacacgaagaacggactcgcagaagcagtcgtttatcaacagtgtctaagacgcacacgcgtgggtcgtagttcttcgtacaacaacagttatcatttatcgttcattttgtaacagctgaacagcgcctttgcaacagttatttctgttgcgatttttctgttcaatt includes these proteins:
- the LOC113329646 gene encoding zinc finger CCCH domain-containing protein 13-like, which gives rise to MARRTSAGENTASIRRSRRIACRIRGEIAETSRMGERNNRPQPIRSQIRHEPRENYQRNLDEVSVHTTDTETAEENEEGTQEEGAVNENSQEERERRCIEDRYVQVGENEPRRGRRREGRPERNGEYNRTNDESEQDNDAEKERMILYGREMLRRQNERDRAAHEHARNKKERKRERRSNEERQELEEAIRQSRHENRLRQARLKIPRKYQEEDIFPNGKILREIANLRELVTKGRDGGRRQLEEAIE